The Pseudomonas sp. SCB32 DNA window AGTTCGTGGTCACCGACTTCGCCAAGGAAGTCACGGTGAAGTACCGCGGCATCCTCCCGGACCTGTTCCGCGAAGGGCAGGGCATCGTCGCCCTGGGCAAGATCGACGGGAACGGGGTGCTGACCGCCGACGAAGTGCTGGCCAAGCACGACGAGAAGTACATGCCGCCGGAAGTCACCAAGGCGCTCAAGGACAGCGGCAAGCTGGAGCACTACGAAGCCAGCCAGGGCGCCAACGGCGCGGCACAGCAGGGGAGCAACTGACATGGTTCCCGAACTCGGCCACCTCTCGCTGATCCTGGCGCTGTGCATGGCGCTGGTGATGTCTTTCTTCCCCCTGGTCGGCGCCTGGCGTGGCGATCGCCAGTGGATGAGCCTGGCGCGCCCAGCCGCCTGGGGACAGTTCGCCTTCCTGGCGTTCTCCTTCGGCTGCCTGACCTGGGCCTTCCTCCACGATGATTTCTCGGTGGCCTACGTCGCCAGCAACTCCAACAGCGCGCTGCCCTGGTACTACAAGTTCAGCGCCGTGTGGGGTGCCCACGAAGGCTCGCTGCTGCTCTGGGCGCTGATCCTCGGCGGCTGGACTTTCGCCGTTTCAATCTTCTCCCGCCAGTTGCCGGAAGTGATGCTGGCCCGCGTGCTGGCGGTGATGGGGATGATCAGCACCGGCTTCCTGCTGTTCCTGATCATCACCTCCAACCCCTTCAGCCGCCTGCTGCCGCAGATGCCGGCCGACGGCAACGACCTCAACCCGCTGCTGCAGGACCCCGGCCTGATCATCCACCCGCCGATGCTCTACATGGGCTACGTGGGCTTCTCGGTGGCCTTCGCCTTCGCCATCGCCGCGCTGCTCGGCGGCCGCCTCGACGCGGCCTGGGCGCGCTGGTCGCGGCCCTGGACCCTGGTGGCCTGGACCTTCCTCGGCATCGGCATCGTGCTTGGCTCCTGGTGGGCCTACTACGAGCTCGGCTGGGGCGGCTGGTGGTTCTGGGACCCGGTGGAAAACGCCTCCTTCATGCCCTGGCTGGTCGGCACCGCGCTGATCCACTCGCTGGCGGTCACCGAGAAACGCGGCGTCTTCAAGAGCTGGACCGTGCTGCTGGCCATCGCGGCCTTCTCGCTGAGCCTGCTGGGCACCTTCCTGGTCCGTTCCGGCGTGCTGACCTCGGTACATGCCTTCGCCTCCGACCCTGAGCGCGGCGTGTTCATCCTCGCCTTCCTGCTGCTGGTGGTCGGTGGTTCGCTGACCCTGTTCGCCCTGCGCGCGCCGGTGGTCAAGAGCCAGGTCGGTTTTGCCCTGTGGTCCCGCGAGACCCTGCTGCTGCTCAATAACCTTGTGCTGGTGGTGACCGCCTCGATGATCCTGCTCGGCACCCTCTACCCGCTGGTGCTCGACGCCATCAGCGGCGCCAAGCTGTCGGTCGGCCCGCCGTACTTCAACGCGCTGTTCGTGCCGCTGATGAGCATCGTGATGCTGGCCCTGGCAATCGGCGTGCTGGTGCGCTGGAAGGACACCCCGACCCGCTGGCTGCGCGGCATGCTGACGCCGGTGCTGATCGGTACCCTGGTGCTGGGCGCGCTGGGCAGCTTCCTCTACGGCGAGCTGCACTGGGAAGTGCTGGGCGTGTTCCTGCTGGCCGCCTGGGTAGTGCTGGCTGGTGTGCGCGACTTCTTCGACAAGGTTCGCCACAAGGGCGTGATTGCCGGTGCCGCGGGCCTGAACCGCAGCTACTGGGGCATGCAGCTGGCGCACCTGGGGATCGCCGTCTGCGCCATCGGCGTGGTGCTCACCAGCCAGTTCAGCGCCCAGCGCGACCTGCGCATGGCGCCGGGCGAGTCGGTGGAGCTGGCCGGCTATCAGTTCCGCTTCGAGGGCACCCACCACGTCGAAGGCCCGAACTTCACCTCCGACAAAGGCACCATCCGCGTGATCCACGATGGTTCCGAAGTCACCGTGCTGCATCCGGAGAAGCGCCTGTACCGCGTGCAGAATTCGATGATGACCGAGGCCGGCATCCACGGCAGCCTGACCCGCGACCTCTACGTCGCCCTGGGTGAGCCGCTGGACAACGGCGCCTGGGCGGTGCGGGTGCACATCAAGCCGTTCGTGCGCTTCATCTGGCTGGGCGGCCTGCTGATGGCCCTGGGCGGCGTGCTGGCGGCGCTCGATCGCCGTTACCGCCTGAAAGTCAAAATGCGTGTACGCGAGGCCCTGGGCCTCGTCGGACAGGGAGCCTGAGTGTGAAGCGTGCAATTCTGCTGTTGCCCCTGGCGATCTTCCTGGTCGTCGCGGTATTCCTCTTCCGTGGCCTGTGGCTGGACCCCAGCGAACTGCCGTCGGCGCTGATCGGCAAGCCGTTCCCGGCGTTCTCCCTGCCCAGCGTCACCGAGCCGGGCAAGACCTACACCGAGGCTGACCTCAAGGGTAAGCCGGCGCTGGTCAACGTCTGGGGCACCTGGTGCCCGACCTGCCGCTTCGAGCACCCGGTGCTGACCGACCTCGCCGCCAAGGGCGTGGTGATCTACGGCATCAACTACAAGGACGATGCCGTCGCCGCGCAGAAGTGGCTGAACGAGCTGCACAACCCCTACCTGCTGAACATCGCCGATGCCACCGGCACCCTGGGCGTGGACCTGGGCGTGTACGGCGCGCCGGAGACCTACATCATCGATAAGGACGGCATCATCCGGCACAAGCTGGTCGGCGCCGTCGACGAGAAGGTCTGGCGCGAACAGCTGGCGCCGATCTACCAGGGGCTGGTGGACGAGGCGAAGGGCAAATGAAGCGTTATCTCGCCATTGCGGCCCTGGGCCTGGCGCTCACCGGCGTTGCCCGTGCGGCCATCGATACCTACGAGTTCGCAAGCGACGCCGAGCGCGAGCGCTTCCGCGACCTGACCACCGAGCTGCGCTGCCCCAAGTGTCAGAACCAGGACATCGCCGACTCCAACGCGCCGATTGCCGCCGACCTGCGCAAGCAGATCTACGCACAGCTGCAGCAGGGCAAGAGCAACCAGCAGATCGTCGACTACATGGTCGACCGCTACGGCGATTTCGTGCGCTACAAGCCCGCAGTCAACGAGCGAACCTGGCTGCTCTGGTTCGGCCCCGCGGCCTTCCTGCTGCTGGGCGTGGGCGTGATCGGCGTCATCGTCGCCCGCCGCCGTCGCCCGGCTGCCGCGACTTCCACCACGCTGTCCGCCGAGGAGCAGGCGCGTCTCGACCAATTGCTGGATAACCAAGACAAATGATCGACTTCTGGCTCGCCGCTGGCCTGCTGTTGCTGGTGGCCCTGGCATTCCTGCTGATCCCTCTGCTGCGTGGCCGTCGCGCCCAGGCCGAGGAAGACCGCACCGCTCTCAACGTCGCCCTGTATCAGGAGCGCCTGGCTGAACTGACCGCTCAGCGTGATGCTGGCACCCTTGACGACGCCCAGCTGGAAGCCGGTCGCGCCGAGGCCGCCCGCGAGCTGCTGGCCGATACCGAAGGCGCCGCCGAGGACCGTCGTTCCCGTCTCGGCCGTGCTGCGCCGCTGCTGGTGGCGCTGGTCCTGCCGTTCCTCGCCCTCGGCCTGTACCTGCACTGGGGCGCCAGCGACAAGGTGGCCCTGGCCCGCGAGTTCGCCACTGCGCCGCACTCCATGGAAGAAATGACCGCCCGCCTGGAGCGCGCGGTGAAGGCGCAGCCGGACTCCGCCGAAGGCTGGTACTTCCTCGGTCGCACCTACATGACCCAGAACCGCGGTGCCGATGCCGCCAAGGCCTTCGAGCAGGCCGCGCGCCTCTCCGGCCGCCAGCCGGAAGTCCTCGGACAGTGGGCCCAGGCGCTGTATTTCTCCGGCAACAAGTCGCTGAGCCCGGAAGTCCGCGCCCTGGCGGACGAAGCGCTGAAGAAGGACCCGCAGGAAGTCACGACCCTCGGCCTGCTCGGCATCGCCGCCTTCGAGGACGAGAAGTATGCCGACGCGGTCAACTACTGGGGCCGCCTGGTCGCCGTGTTGCCGCAGGACGACCCGTCCCGCCAGGCCATCGCCAGTGGCATCGAGCGTGCCCGCCAGCGCATGATCGAGAAGGGCGAGACCCCGCCGGAAGCGCCTGCCGCCGCGGCTACCGCCGGTGTGACCCTGACGGTGAAGGTGGACCTCTCCGCCGCCGTGAAGGGCCAGGTCAAGCCGGATGACAGCGTGTTCGTCTTCGCCCGTGCCGTGAGCGGCCCGCCGATGCCCCTGGCGGTGAAGCGCCTGAAGGTCTCCGATCTGCCCAGCGAAGTGGCGCTCAGCGACGCCGATGCGATGATGCCGCAGCTCAAGCTCTCTGCCTTCCCGCAGGTGCAACTGGTGGCGCGGATTTCCCGTGCTGGCAATGCGACTGCCGGGGAATGGATCGGACGCACTGAACCGTTGTCTACTGCCCAGGCTGGCGAGCAGGCAGTGACCATCGACAGCCCGGACCAGCGCTGAAACGAATAGGAGAGGGTAGGGTGATGAAGGTTAGATTGCTGGCGCTGAGCGCCTTGCTGGTACTGGGTGGCTGCGTGGTGCAACCGCAGCAGCCGGAGCAGCCCTCGGGGCCCGCGACGGCTCCGACGCAGCCGGGCGCCACCAAGCCGCCGGTCAAGTCGTCGTCCTCGCCGATCACCCCGCAGCCGAGCAAGCAGCAGTCCACCTCCAAGCATCCGCCCCAGTTCGCCCCGCCGCCCGGCGGCAATGGCCGCTGGGATGGCAGCCTGGGCGTCTACGTGATGCAGGGGCAGAAGGACACCTATTACCGCCAGCGCACCTACTACCACTGGGATAACGGCTGGTACTGGAGCGTCGGCCCGCAGGGGCCCTGGACCCAGACCGACAGCACCGGCGTGCCGCCGGGGCTGACGCGCAAGTACAGCGCGCCGTAACCGGCCTTCGTCGCTGCAGGACGGCATTCTGCCGATGTTGCAGCGTGGCCTGAAACAATGATCGCGGGCATGGCCCGCTCCTACAGGTTGAGCCCAGCGCGGCTCTTGTAGGAGCGGGCCATGCCCGCGATGCATTTGCTCCTCGCAGGGCGGAGCGTCCGCTCCGTCGTCAATCGTAGGTTCCCGCCGGCGCCCCCACCTCGATCAGCTCCACCCGATTGCGCCCGCTGGACTTGGCGCGGTACAGCGCCTTGTCCGCCGCCGCGTAGAGCAGCTCGTAGGTGCCGGGTACGCCGGCCTCCAGGCTGGCGATGCCGAAGCTGGCGGTAAGGTAGAGCAGTCCGTCCTTCATCGGCAGCGGGGTTTCCTCCAGCAGCTTGCGGACCTTTTCGGCGATGCTGCGTGCCTGCGCCTGGCCGGTGTCGGGCAACAGCAGCAGGAATTCTTCCCCACCCAGCCGCGCCACGCTGTCGCCGCTGCGCGTGTAGTTGCGCAGCAGGCTGGCGGTGTGGCGGATCACATCGTCGCCCTGCGGGTGGCCGTAGCGGTCGTTGATGAATTTGAAATGATCCAGGTCCACCATGAGCAGGCTGACCGGCGCCGGTTGGCGGGACACCCGGGCCAGCTCCATGGTCACCAGCTGGTCGAACTGCCGGCGATTGAACAGCCCGGTCAAGGGATCATGGCCGGCGAGGTACTCCAATTGGCGGTTCTTTTCCTCCAGCTCCAGCCGCTGCTGACGGAGGAACTCGCGCTGGCGCAGGTTGCGTATGTGCCCATGCCAGAGGATCAGCGACAGGATCAGGCCGATGCCACAGATGGTCAGTCCGCCCATCTGGTTGGACAGGCGCAGTTCCGGCGTTGGCTGGGCCCACATCATCGTCAGCTCGAAGAGACCGAGGGCGACGATGTAGAGCGTGATGGCATGGCGCGGGCGCATCAGGATGATCAGGGCGGCGCCCACCGAGCCCATCAGGAACGGCGTGATGCTGCTGGTGACCTGCTGGTCCGCACCGGTGATGGCGATGCCGAAGCCGAGCAGGATGGCGCTGGCCACGGCGCACAGGAAATTCATGAACCACAGTGGCGCCTCGCGCTGGGGGCGCAGGGCGAACCAGGCGAGCAGGCCCAGGCCGCTGAACAGTATCGCGATGGTGGCGTGGATGCGGATGATATCCAGGCGCCAGCCGTCGTGCTCAGGGCTTGAGCCCTGCAGGTTGAGCCAGAACACCAGGATGTGGATGAGATCGAAGACCACGGCGAGCGTCGCGGCGAAATACAGCCGCCGCAGGTTTTCACGGGCAACCGGAAGCGCCAGCGCGTCATTGACCGCAATGGAATGTTGCAGGCGCTGGAGCCAAGTCCTGGCCACGATTGCTGCTCCTCCCTAGCCCGTCCGGGCAGTTGGAGCATAGACAGCAGTGATGGCACTGTCGCGGCATGGGGAAAAGAAGTGTTCAAGTTGTGAGCAGTAGCCCACTGAGGCTACCTTCGAGAAATCGCTATGGCCGGCAACTATCCGTCTCTGATCATTGTCGGATTCGCCTGTCGCGGGCATAGTCCGCCCCCCTGGATGCTGAAGGAATCGGTCATGAACAGAGTGCGACGCTTGCCGGTGGAAGATGGGCTGGATGCCGAGCGGGCCCTGCTGGACGAAGCCTTCAGCGGCGGCCGGGACAGCGGGCTGCTGTTCTGGCGCCCGCTCCAGCAGGCCCTGGTGATGCCGCGCCGGCTCAGTCGGCTGGACGGTTTCAGCGCGGCGGAGCAGGTTTGCGCCGGGCAGGGCTGGCCCATCGCGCTGCGCGATACCGGTGGCGAGCCGGTGCCGCAGTCGCCCGCCGTGCTCAACGTCGCCCTGGTCTACGCGATTCCGACCACCGACAACGAACAGACGCGCATCGAAACCGCCTACCAGCGCCTCTGCCAGCCGCTCTGCGACTGGCTCGCCGGGCTCGGCCTGGACCCCGGTCTGGGCGAAGTGGAGGGCGCCTTCTGCGACGGTCGCTACAACGTCAACCTGACGGGGCGAAAGCTGGTCGGCACTGCCCAGCGCTGGCGCCGCCGCCCCAGTGATGGCCGCTACGTGGTGCTGGCCCACGGCGCGATCCTGATGGAAAACCAGCGTGAGCCGATGGTCGAGGTGGTGAATGCCTTCTACCAGCATTGCGGGTTGGAGGCGCGTTGTCGTGCCACCAGTCACGTGGCGCTGGACGAGCGTCACGCCCAGCCGTGGGAGCAGGTCGAGGCGCTGGCCGCACAGTTCCAGCGCTACCTGCTGGCCGAGGGCGTGGCCCTCTAGACTTGATTCGACCGTAATTGGATTTGCAAGAGAACTGATTTGAACGACCTGGGTGGATCTTCGCTTCGCCCCAACCCTTCCAAGGAGTCTTGATACATGGAACATGGGACGAATTACCTGCAGTCGGCAGTGGTGTTCCTGCTCGCGGCTGTCTTCATGGTGCCGCTGGCCAAGCGCATGCAGCTGGGGGCCGTGCTTGGCTACCTGCTGGCCGGCGTGTTCATCGGTCCCTCGCTGCTGGGCCTGATCGACAACCCTGAAAGCGTCGCCAGCCTGTCCGAACTGGGCGTGGTACTGCTGCTGTTCATCATCGGCCTGGAGCTTTCGCCCAAGCGCCTGTGGGTGATGCGCAAGCAGGTGTTCGGCGTGGGCCTGGCCCAGGTGCTGCTCACCGCGCTGGCGCTCGGCAGCCTCGGCGTGCTGGCTTTCGACCTGCCGGTGAATGCCGCGGTAGTAATCGGTGGCGGTCTGGCACTGTCGTCCACCGCGTTCGGCCTGCAGATCCTCGCTGAGCGCAAGGAGCTGACCAGCCCCTACGGCCGCCTGGCGTTCGCCATCCTGCTGTTCCAGGACATCGCCGCCATCCCACTGATCGCCATGATCCCGCTGCTGGGCGCGCGCGCCGATTCGGCGGCGGCCGGCGGCGACCTCGCCCATGTCATGGAAGTGGTCGGCAGCATCGCCGTGGTGGTGATCGGCGGGCGCTTCCTGCTGCGCCCGGTGTTCCGCTCGGTGGCACGCACCGGCCAGGCCGACCTGTCCACCGCCACCGCGCTGCTGGTGGTGGTGGGCACCGCCTGGCTGATGGAAGAGGCCGGGGTCTCCATGGGGCTGGGCGCCTTCCTCGCCGGCCTGCTGCTGGCCGACTCGGAGTACCGACACGAGCTGGAAGCGCAGATCGAACCCTTCAAGGGCCTGCTGCTCGGGCTGTTCTTCATCAGCGTGGGCATGAGTGCCGACCTCGGCCTGCTCAAGAGCGAGCCGCTGCAGGTGATCGGCCTGACCCTGCTGCTGGTGGGCATCAAGCTGCCGCTGCTGTTCGTCATCGGTCGCCTGGCCGGTGGGCTGGACAAGGTCTCCGCGATACGTCTGGGCGTGTTGCTGGGCGCCGGCGGTGAGTTCGCCTTCGTGGTGTTCAAGCTGGCGAAGGCCCAGGGCCTGATGGACGGCCACCTGCATTCGCTGCTGGTGCTGTGCATCACCCTGTCGATGGCGATGACCCCGCTGCTGGTTCTGGCCCTGGCGCGCAGCATCAAGCCCAAGCCGGCCGCGCTGCGCGAGCCGCCGGCGGAGTACCGCCAGCTGCCCGACGACGCGCCGCGCGTGGTGATCGCCGGCATGGGCCGGATGGGCCAGGTGGTCGCCCGTATCATGCGCGCCCAGGGCGTACCCTTCGTGGCGCTGGATACCTCGGTGGACACCATCGAGCTGACCCGCAGCTACGGCAACATCCCGATCTTCTACGGCGACCCGCTGCGCCCGGAAATCCTCCGTGCCGCGCAAGTGGAGAAGGCCGAGTTCTTCGTGGTCGCCACCGACGATCCGCAGACCAACATCGAAACCGCGCGGCTGGTGCACAAGCTCTATCCGCACATCAAGGTCATTGGCCGGGCGCGCAACCGCCAGCACGTCTACCACCTGCTGGACGCCGACGCGACGCCGGTACGCGAGACCTTCCATTCCAGCCTGGAGATGAGCCGGCTGTTGCTCACCGGCCTTGGGCTGAACGAGGAGCAGGTGGCCGCGCGCATCCGTCGCTTCAAGCGTCACGACGAAGCGGTGCTGATGGCCCAATACCGCGTCTACGACGACGAGAAGGCGGTGATCCAGACTGCCCGCGAGGCGCGCAAGGAACTGGAGACCCTGTTCGAGGCCGACCACCTGGAAGACCAGGGCATCGGTCACCACTGAGGCGCTGTTCCGCGCATCGGCGGTTTCCGGGTGGTGGGTGTTGTCCCTGCGTGCATGTCGCGGCGGAGGATTCAGCCGCGTGGGTGGGGGAGTCGCAACGCTTCGTGGCGGATATGAATGTCGGGGGGAAACCCTGATAGCCAACGGCGGCCAGCAGGACAGAACCTTCGAGTGCGGGCTGGGCGCCGCGTTGGGGCGCTACCGGCCAAGCCTCGAAGGCTGACTCAGGCGGCTTCCGCCAGCACGGGCTTGAGTTCGGCGACCACGGCGCGCGGCTTGCGGACGATCGGCCGGCGACGTTCG harbors:
- the ccmE gene encoding cytochrome c maturation protein CcmE; translation: MNPVRKKRLYIVLAIVAGVGVAVTLALSALQQNINLFYTPTQIANGEAPHDTRIRAGGMVEKGSLKRSADSLDVEFVVTDFAKEVTVKYRGILPDLFREGQGIVALGKIDGNGVLTADEVLAKHDEKYMPPEVTKALKDSGKLEHYEASQGANGAAQQGSN
- a CDS encoding heme lyase CcmF/NrfE family subunit, which produces MVPELGHLSLILALCMALVMSFFPLVGAWRGDRQWMSLARPAAWGQFAFLAFSFGCLTWAFLHDDFSVAYVASNSNSALPWYYKFSAVWGAHEGSLLLWALILGGWTFAVSIFSRQLPEVMLARVLAVMGMISTGFLLFLIITSNPFSRLLPQMPADGNDLNPLLQDPGLIIHPPMLYMGYVGFSVAFAFAIAALLGGRLDAAWARWSRPWTLVAWTFLGIGIVLGSWWAYYELGWGGWWFWDPVENASFMPWLVGTALIHSLAVTEKRGVFKSWTVLLAIAAFSLSLLGTFLVRSGVLTSVHAFASDPERGVFILAFLLLVVGGSLTLFALRAPVVKSQVGFALWSRETLLLLNNLVLVVTASMILLGTLYPLVLDAISGAKLSVGPPYFNALFVPLMSIVMLALAIGVLVRWKDTPTRWLRGMLTPVLIGTLVLGALGSFLYGELHWEVLGVFLLAAWVVLAGVRDFFDKVRHKGVIAGAAGLNRSYWGMQLAHLGIAVCAIGVVLTSQFSAQRDLRMAPGESVELAGYQFRFEGTHHVEGPNFTSDKGTIRVIHDGSEVTVLHPEKRLYRVQNSMMTEAGIHGSLTRDLYVALGEPLDNGAWAVRVHIKPFVRFIWLGGLLMALGGVLAALDRRYRLKVKMRVREALGLVGQGA
- the dsbE gene encoding thiol:disulfide interchange protein DsbE; the protein is MKRAILLLPLAIFLVVAVFLFRGLWLDPSELPSALIGKPFPAFSLPSVTEPGKTYTEADLKGKPALVNVWGTWCPTCRFEHPVLTDLAAKGVVIYGINYKDDAVAAQKWLNELHNPYLLNIADATGTLGVDLGVYGAPETYIIDKDGIIRHKLVGAVDEKVWREQLAPIYQGLVDEAKGK
- the ccmH gene encoding cytochrome c maturation protein CcmH; its protein translation is MKRYLAIAALGLALTGVARAAIDTYEFASDAERERFRDLTTELRCPKCQNQDIADSNAPIAADLRKQIYAQLQQGKSNQQIVDYMVDRYGDFVRYKPAVNERTWLLWFGPAAFLLLGVGVIGVIVARRRRPAAATSTTLSAEEQARLDQLLDNQDK
- the ccmI gene encoding c-type cytochrome biogenesis protein CcmI, whose product is MIDFWLAAGLLLLVALAFLLIPLLRGRRAQAEEDRTALNVALYQERLAELTAQRDAGTLDDAQLEAGRAEAARELLADTEGAAEDRRSRLGRAAPLLVALVLPFLALGLYLHWGASDKVALAREFATAPHSMEEMTARLERAVKAQPDSAEGWYFLGRTYMTQNRGADAAKAFEQAARLSGRQPEVLGQWAQALYFSGNKSLSPEVRALADEALKKDPQEVTTLGLLGIAAFEDEKYADAVNYWGRLVAVLPQDDPSRQAIASGIERARQRMIEKGETPPEAPAAAATAGVTLTVKVDLSAAVKGQVKPDDSVFVFARAVSGPPMPLAVKRLKVSDLPSEVALSDADAMMPQLKLSAFPQVQLVARISRAGNATAGEWIGRTEPLSTAQAGEQAVTIDSPDQR
- a CDS encoding GGDEF domain-containing protein, producing the protein MARTWLQRLQHSIAVNDALALPVARENLRRLYFAATLAVVFDLIHILVFWLNLQGSSPEHDGWRLDIIRIHATIAILFSGLGLLAWFALRPQREAPLWFMNFLCAVASAILLGFGIAITGADQQVTSSITPFLMGSVGAALIILMRPRHAITLYIVALGLFELTMMWAQPTPELRLSNQMGGLTICGIGLILSLILWHGHIRNLRQREFLRQQRLELEEKNRQLEYLAGHDPLTGLFNRRQFDQLVTMELARVSRQPAPVSLLMVDLDHFKFINDRYGHPQGDDVIRHTASLLRNYTRSGDSVARLGGEEFLLLLPDTGQAQARSIAEKVRKLLEETPLPMKDGLLYLTASFGIASLEAGVPGTYELLYAAADKALYRAKSSGRNRVELIEVGAPAGTYD
- a CDS encoding lipoate--protein ligase family protein, which encodes MNRVRRLPVEDGLDAERALLDEAFSGGRDSGLLFWRPLQQALVMPRRLSRLDGFSAAEQVCAGQGWPIALRDTGGEPVPQSPAVLNVALVYAIPTTDNEQTRIETAYQRLCQPLCDWLAGLGLDPGLGEVEGAFCDGRYNVNLTGRKLVGTAQRWRRRPSDGRYVVLAHGAILMENQREPMVEVVNAFYQHCGLEARCRATSHVALDERHAQPWEQVEALAAQFQRYLLAEGVAL
- a CDS encoding monovalent cation:proton antiporter-2 (CPA2) family protein, yielding MEHGTNYLQSAVVFLLAAVFMVPLAKRMQLGAVLGYLLAGVFIGPSLLGLIDNPESVASLSELGVVLLLFIIGLELSPKRLWVMRKQVFGVGLAQVLLTALALGSLGVLAFDLPVNAAVVIGGGLALSSTAFGLQILAERKELTSPYGRLAFAILLFQDIAAIPLIAMIPLLGARADSAAAGGDLAHVMEVVGSIAVVVIGGRFLLRPVFRSVARTGQADLSTATALLVVVGTAWLMEEAGVSMGLGAFLAGLLLADSEYRHELEAQIEPFKGLLLGLFFISVGMSADLGLLKSEPLQVIGLTLLLVGIKLPLLFVIGRLAGGLDKVSAIRLGVLLGAGGEFAFVVFKLAKAQGLMDGHLHSLLVLCITLSMAMTPLLVLALARSIKPKPAALREPPAEYRQLPDDAPRVVIAGMGRMGQVVARIMRAQGVPFVALDTSVDTIELTRSYGNIPIFYGDPLRPEILRAAQVEKAEFFVVATDDPQTNIETARLVHKLYPHIKVIGRARNRQHVYHLLDADATPVRETFHSSLEMSRLLLTGLGLNEEQVAARIRRFKRHDEAVLMAQYRVYDDEKAVIQTAREARKELETLFEADHLEDQGIGHH